A single genomic interval of Rhododendron vialii isolate Sample 1 chromosome 3a, ASM3025357v1 harbors:
- the LOC131319178 gene encoding protein virilizer homolog isoform X1, translating into MGRPEPCVLFSQTFVHPQLDEYVDEVIFAEPIVITACEFLEQNATSASSVVTLIGATSPPSFALEVFVQCEGETRFRRLCQPFLYSHSSSNVLEVEAVVTNHVVVRGSYRSLTLVIYGNTAEDLGQFNIEVDLDSTLTNTVSCIEGKLEDLPPALHPINVTIGDLIFMPKALSLEVPVSDISVEVKQLLDLTFKVLQLSNRGDVIDKVISMIVSAASSCATHSCYCPAISQKQSLVGKSTNYEGQSHFDYTEARNELFDIYNSLHHESGKLSSEYLGDSMLFEYEADLATSKQLMDILQKYIHFDGASGIFGHHQLSKNKSVILWLSAALLLCSGSESCFHFVNSGGMEQLGYIITHDVQNSHAITLMVLGVVEQATRHSIGCEGFLGWWPREDESIPLGTSVGYNELLKLLLQKQPHDVASLATHILHRLRFYEVASRYESSVLSALASLSTSGRVTNATVDKLTSARFQLKTLMKMINSRAPLEDPSPLASTSRSLLLGETEGVLLYKSTCSLITSSNCWFSNWDIDSHLLFLLKERGFFPLSAALLSSISQSQMGNAVDIFVDIASYLEAVILSLLFCRSGLIFLLHHPELSTNVILALRGSDGLKKEEPLPLRYASVLISKGFVCQPEEIGLIVEKHLRVVNAIDRLLTSDAHSEEILWVLWELCALSRSHCGRQALLALGHFPEAVSVLIAALQSIKELDPDTSNSGFVPLNLAVFHSAAEIFEVIVTDLTASSLGSWIGNATELHRALNSSSPGSNRKDAPTRLLEWVDASIVYHRKGATGLLQYIALLASGGDPHMASTSILLADTMDVENMVGDSSTSSDSNLIENLLGKPISENSYRAAVLRDSSVAQMTTAFRILAFISENSAVATALYDEGAVMVIHAVLLDCRLMLERSSNNYDYLVDEGSEGNSTSDLLLERTREQGLVDLVIPSLVLLVNLLQKLQDAKEQHRNTKLMKALLHLHREMSTRLASCAADLSSPYPCSALGLEAACHLLVSALACWPVYGWTPGLFSCLVDSLHATSLLALGPKEACCLLCLLNDLLPEEGFWLWKNGMPMLSALRTLAVGSLLGPQKEKQIGWYLQPEHLERVLSQLTPQLDKIGQIILQCAVSTLVVMQDMLRVFIIRIACLNADHACSLLRPIISWVRDRISVLSSLPDTDAYKVYRLLDFLSILLEHPRAKPLLLKEGAFQMLIKVLERCIAVADSDEKQFCDNRNIDKCGFPLLTWCAPVFKSFSLLNDSRKAVQALGIYDRRVHNYENLTTEDRSRIMSYLLKFCKVLPVGRELLACLSTFKELCFSSEWKSALHSLLLHIQSSRNEECDVDGRYERDGSDNLLNTFEWRKSPPLLCCWITLLRSLDSKDVVPDYAVEAVDALSSGALCFCMDGISLNLDRVSALKYLFGLPFNTSGADVFLEENIKYIEDLTNLLGSKISDEKYPTDTDMNSTLYQAKKLVESLLFLLQKPTHLLKVDDISYSAFLPSTSDAPGSSKMHMVADGSAGKAEDYSLGGLAEKFIWECPENLPDRLSQTALSLKRKISPLEGSNRRPRGDNSPGETVGQNTFSRGSGPPIVPAGPTRRDTFRQRKPNTSRPPSMHVDDYVARERSVDVTSSSNVIAVPRIGSSSGRPPSIHVDEFMARQRERQNPVGQVVGDATQVKNTPAESDASAEKSNSKPRQLKPDLDDDLQGIDIVFDGEESESDDKLPFPQPDDNLPQPESVAVEQNSPRSIVGETENDINGNSQFSHLGDESIQSEFSSRMLVSRPELTLTREPSISSDRKYYEPSDGTKHTPLSSSGFSPSLYNRTAGQSVQSPINSRVPPNLSSKNSPQQTGAVQGVYDLKFQPPLPPMPPPSTISPAQLKTADTASSQSSPFVNAGADGQGPPPPGFHVHTEYLSALSKSSTLLTTSRPPPPLPPTPPPYSASSTPPSKTSTSQSQLYNQTSIGPSDFVQTPVAPFKDPRTVTLSVSYPPPSLMPPLVFSRPNSMLYGTSPTPHQGENQPSISQNLSIPLPTFQPFQSLGQLQPLQPPQILRPPQPPQHLRPPVPPSPQSEQGVSLLQSPVQMQVHQQLQILQQPHVSPLHVYYQSPQQESFSHPQQQQQHQQQQVEHSQLQIMHQQGGTSQQQQDPMMSLQHFFSSPEAIQSLLSDREKLCQLLEEHPKLMGMLQEKLAGQSSSDT; encoded by the exons GGCCACTTCACCTCCTTCATTCGCTTTGGAGGTTTTTGTGCAGTGTGAAGGTGAAACAAGGTTTAGGCGGCTCTGTCAGCCTTTTCTGTATTCTCATTCTTCATCAAATGTGCTTGAAGTTGAG GCTGTTGTGACTAATCATGTGGTTGTAAGGGGCAGCTACCGCAGCCTGACCTTAGTCATATATGGTAACACAGCAGAAGATCTGGGACAGTTCAACATAGAAGTTGATTTGGATAGCACTTTAACTAATACTGTTTCTTGTATTGAGGGAAAGCTTGAAGACCTCCCACCAGCACTACATCCAATTAATGTGACAATTGGGGATCTGATTTTTATGCCTAAAGCATTGTCTTTAGAAGTTCCTGTGTCTGATATTTCTGTCGAGGTCAAGCAATTGTTAGATTTGACATTTAAGGTTTTGCAGTTGTCAAACCGTGGAGACGTGATTGATAAAGTTATTAGTATGATTGTCTCGGCGGCATCTTCTTGTGCAACTCATAGCTGTTATTGTCCAGCTATCAGTCAGAAACAATCTTTGGTGGGGAAATCTACAAATTATGAAGGACAGTCGCATTTTGATTATACTGAGGCTAGAAATGAGCTTTTTGATATCTACAACAGCCTTCATCATGAATCAGGGAAACTTTCATCTGAATACTTGGGAGACAGCATGCTTTTTGAATATGAGGCTGATTTGGCTACTTCAAAACAATTGATGGATATCCTGCAAAAATACATCCATTTTGATGGGGCTTCTGGAATTTTCGGGCATCATCAGCTTTCAAAG AATAAGAGTGTCATTCTGTGGTTGAGTGCTGCTCTTTTGTTGTGCTCTGGCAGCGAGAGCTGCTTCCACTTCGTTAATAGTGGGGGCATGGAGCAGCTTGGATATATAATTACCCATGACGTGCAGAATTCTCATGCCATTACATTGATGGTGCTTGGAGTTGTGGAGCAGGCTACTAGGCACTCAATTGGTTGTGAAGGATTCCTTGGGTGGTGGCCTCGTGAAGATGAAAGCATTCCTTTGGGGACCAGTGTAGGTTATAATGAGTTGTTGAAGCTGCTATTGCAGAAACAGCCCCATGATGTTGCTTCTCTTGCAACTCATATACTTCATCGCTTGCGTTTTTATGAGGTTGCTTCGAGATACGAG TCTTCAGTATTATCTGCACTTGCAAGTCTTTCGACATCTGGAAGGGTTACTAATGCCACTGTAGACAAGCTTACCAGTGCTAGGTTCCAACTCAAAACCCTCATG AAAATGATAAATTCACGCGCTCCACTTGAAGATCCTTCCCCACTAGCCAGCACTAGCAGATCGTTGCTTCTTGGTGAAACAGAAGGAGTGTTGTTATACAAATCAACTTGTAGCTTGATTACTTCATCAAATTGTTGGTTTTCTAATTGGGATATCGACTCACACTTACTATTCCTTCTGAAG GAGAGGGGATTCTTTCCTTTGTCAGCTGCACTGTTATCATCTATCTCGCAGTCTCAAATGGGAAACGCTGTGGACATATTTGTGGATATTGCATCATATCTTGAAGCAGTAATTCTGTCACTTCTTTTCTGCCGCTCAG GCTTAATCTTCCTCCTCCATCACCCTGAACTCTCCACTAATGTAATTCTTGCTCTAAGGGGTTCTGATGGGTTGAAGAAGGAAGAACCTCTACCGCTTCGTTATGCATCTGTCTTGATATCCAAGGGGTTTGTTTGTCAACCAGAGGAAATTGGATTGATTGTCGAAAAACATTTGAGAGTG GTTAATGCAATAGATCGTCTGCTTACATCAGATGCACATTCTGAAGAAATTTTATGGGTGCTGTGGGAGCTGTGTGCTCTTTCTAG GTCTCATTGTGGGCGACAGGCTTTGTTGGCTCTGGGGCATTTTCCAGAG GCTGTTTCGGTTTTGATAGCAGCATTACAATCCATTAAGGAGCTGGATCCAGATACCTCAAATAGTG GTTTTGTACCACTGAATCTAGCAGTCTTTCACTCAGCCGCTGAGATATTTGAAGTCATTGTTACCGATCTAACTGCATCATCCCTGGGTTCATGGATTGGGAATGCTACGGAACTTCACAGGGCTTTAAATTCTTCTTCCCCAGGGTCCAACAGGAAGGATGCCCCTACACGGCTTTTGGAGTGGGTAGATGCTAGTATAGTTTACCATAGAAAAGGGGCAACTGGTCTTCTACAGTACATTGCTTTGTTAGCGTCTGGTGGAGACCCTCACATGGCTTCGACAAGTATTTTGTTAGCAGACACAATGGATGTTGAGAATATGGTTGGAGATTCTTCCACAAGTTCTGATAGTAATCTTATTGAGAATCTTCTTGGGAAGCCAATTTCTGAAAATAGTTATCGTGCTGCTGTTCTTCGTGATTCTTCTGTGGCTCAGATGACTACTGCATTCCGAATTTTGGCATTCATTTCAGAGAACTCG GCTGTTGCTACTGCTCTGTATGATGAAGGTGCTGTAATGGTTATCCATGCTGTTCTACTTGACTGTAGGCTCATGCTTGAGAGGTCCTCCAACAACTACG ATTACCTTGTTGATGAGGGCAGCGAAGGTAATTCGACTTCTGATTTACTGCTGGAACGCACTCGTGAGCAGGGTCTAGTTGATCTTGTAATTCCTTCTTTGGTGCTACTGGTTAATCTCTTGCAGAAATTACAG GATGCCAAGGAGCAACACAGGAATACAAAACTGATGAAAGCCCTTTTACATTTGCATCGAGAGATGAg CACGAGGTTAGCTTCCTGTGCAGCAGATTTATCATCTCCTTATCCTTGTTCTGCACTTGGGTTGGAAGCTGCATGCCATCTCCTTGTTTCAGCACTTGCTTGTTGGCCGGTTTATGGTTGGACTCCTGGCCTTTTCAGTTGTCTTGTTGACAGTCTTCATGCTACTTCATTGCTGGCTTTGGGTCCAAAAGAGGCCTGCTGTTTGCTTTGTCTACTG AATGATCTACTTCCCGAAGAAGGTTTTTGGCTTTGGAAGAATGGAATGCCCATGTTGAGTGCTCTTAGAACATTGGCTGTTGGGTCATTATTAGGGCCTCAGAAGGAGAAACAGATTGGTTGGTACTTACAGCCTGAACATCTTGAGAGGGTGCTGAGCCAATTGACGCCACAACTTGATAAAATTGGACAGATCATTCTACAATGTGCTGTCAGT ACACTCGTAGTCATGCAAGACATGCTGCGGGTCTTTATTATTCGCATTGCATGCCTGAATGCGGATCATGCTTGCTCACTTCTACGCCcgataatttcgtgggttcgTGATCGAATTTCCGTGTTGTCTTCATTACCGGACACAGATGCTTACAAG GTTTACAGACTACTTGATTTTCTGAGTATCCTACTGGAGCATCCACGTGCAAAG CCACTGTTATTGAAGGAGGGTGCTTTTCAGATGCTTATTAAAGTGCTTGAGAGGTGTATTGCTGTAGCTGATTCAGATGAGAAGCAATTCTGTGACAACAGAAATATAGATAAATGTGGATTTCCTCTGCTAACTTGGTGTGCTCCTGTATTCAAATCCTTTTCACTGCTAAATGATTCTCGGAAAGCTGTGCAAGCTCTTGGAATTTATGATAGGCGAGT GCACAATTATGAAAATTTGACGACTGAGGATCGTTCCCGGATCATGTCCTATCTCCTTAAGTTTTGCAAG GTCCTACCAGTGGGAAGAGAATTACTTGCTTGTTTATCAACTTTTAAGGAGTTATGTTTCAGCAGTGAATGGAAAAGTGCTTTGCATTCTCTTCTCCTTCATATCCAGTCCTCTCGTAATGAGGAATGTGATGTAGATGGTAGATATGAAAGGGATGGAAGTGATAATCTACTCAATACTTTTGAATGGAGGAAATCACCTCCTTTGTTATGCTGCTGGATTACTCTACTCAGATCTCTTGATTCAAAGGATGTTGTGCCAGATTATGCAGTCGAGGCTGTTGACGCATTATCTTCTGGCGCTTTGTGCTTTTGTATGGATGGGATAAG CTTGAACTTGGACAGGGTTTCTGCACTGAAGTATCTTTTTGGACTCCCTTTCAATACTAGTGGGGCTGATGTTTTCCTCGAAGAGAACATAAAGTATATAGAGGATTTGACAAACTTGCTCGGGTCCAAGATAAGTGATGAAAAGTATCCCACTGATACCGATATGAATTCAACTTTGTATCAG GCTAAGAAGTTGGTGGAATCGTTATTGTTCTTGTTGCAAAAGCCTACCCACTTACTAAAGGTGGACGACATAAGTTATAGTGCATTCCTTCCATCCACAAGTGATGCTCCAGGTTCTTCAAAGATGCATATGGTGGCCGATGGAAGTGCTGGAAAGGCAGAAGATTACAGCTTAGGTGGACTCGCGGAAAAATTTATCTGGGAATGTCCTGAAAACTTACCCGATAGATTATCACAGACAGCTCTATCGCTGAAACGGAAAATATCCCCTCTTGAAGGCTCAAATAGGCGTCCTAGAGGAGACAATTCACCTGGTGAAACCGTGGGTCAAAACACATTTTCTCGTGGATCAGGCCCACCTATTGTCCCTGCGGGCCCCACTCGTAGGGATACCTTCCGACAGCGGAAGCCCAATACTAGTAGACCCCCGTCTATGCATGTGGATGACTATGTTGCTAGAGAAAGAAGTGTTGATGTTACTAGTAGTTCTAATGTGATTGCTGTCCCGCGGATTGGATCTAGCAGTGGGAGACCTCCATCTATTCATGTGGATGAATTCATGGCCAGACAAAGGGAACGGCAAAATCCGGTGGGACAGGTAGTTGGTGATGCAACGCAAGTGAAAAATACGCCTGCAGAAAGTGACGCCAGTGCAGAGAAGTCCAATAGTAAACCTAGGCAGTTGAAACCAGATCTTGACGATGATCTTCAGGGAATAGATATAGTTTTCGATGGTGAGGAATCAGAATCGGATGATAAGCTGCCATTTCCTCAGCCTGATGATAATCTACCTCAGCCAGAATCTGTTGCAGTTGAACAAAATTCTCCTCGTTCTATTGTTGGAGAGACAGAGAATGATATAAATGGCAATAGTCAGTTTTCTCACTTAGGTGATGAAAGTATCCAGAGTGAATTTTCTTCAAGAATGCTGGTTTCACGTCCGGAGTTGACTTTGACTCGGGAACCGAGTATTTCTTCGGATAGAAAATATTACGAGCCATCTGATGGGACAAAGCATACTCCGCTGAGTAGTTCTGGGTTTTCTCCCTCCTTGTATAATAGAACTGCCGGCCAATCCGTTCAATCACCAattaattctagggttcctCCGAACTTGTCTTCGAAGAATAGTCCTCAACAAACTGGTGCTGTTCAGGGAGTTTACGACCTTAAATTTCAACCCCCTTTACCTCCAATGCCACCTCCATCAACAATCTCACCCGCACAATTGAAAACTGCGGATACCGCTTCAAGTCAATCGTCTCCCTTTGTTAATGCTGGGGCAGATGGGCAGGGCCCACCGCCTCCGGGCTTTCAT gTGCATACTGAGTATCTATCTGCTTTGAGCAAGAGTTCTACCTTGCTGACAACTTCTAGgcctccaccaccactgcctCCTACGCCGCCCCCATATTCGGCCTCCTCTACACCACCTTCGAAAACTTCTACTTCACAATCTCAACTGTACAATCAAACAAGCATTGGACCAAGCGATTTTGTACAGACACCTGTTGCACCTTTCAAAGACCCTCGCACGGTCACCCTTTCTGTATCATATCCACCGCCTTcacttatgcctccattggttTTCAGTAGGCCCAATTCAATGCTTTATGGAACTAGTCCTACTCCACATCAAGGAGAAAACCAGCCTAGTATTTCACAGAATCTCTCCATTCCTTTACCTACCTTTCAGCCTTTTCAGTCTCTCGGTCAATTGCAGCCCCTGCAACCGCCACAAATTCTCCGTCCACCTCAACCACCTCAGCACCTTAGACCGCCAGTCCCGCCTTCGCCACAGTCTGAGCAAGGGGTGTCTTTGTTACAGAGCCCTGTTCAAATGCAAGTGCACCAGCAGTTGCAGATTTTGCAACAACCTCATGTTTCTCCTCTTCATGTATATTATCAATCCCCACAACAAGAGAGTTTTTCGCATccacagcagcagcagcaacatcaACAGCAACAAGTTGAGCATTCTCAACTGCAAATTATGCATCAACAAGGCGGTACATCCCAGCAGCAACAAGATCCTATGATGTCGTTACAGCATTTCTTCAGTTCCCCGGAAGCTATCCAG TCCCTCTTGAGTGATCGGGAGAAACTTTGCCAGCTTTTAGAGGAGCATCCAAAATTGATGGGAATGCTTCAG GAGAAATTGGCCGGCCAAAGTTCAAGTGATACGTAA